In Aminobacterium sp. MB27-C1, a single genomic region encodes these proteins:
- a CDS encoding nodulation protein NfeD, with amino-acid sequence MNIRKAVMALFLIGLLTFCPWQQATAASNVIVSPLEGSVGITMEEYMGRIIEEASQEKAELVVFTLDTPGGLVSSMRAMTSSLLDAPVPVVIWVAPEGARAASAGAFILQAAHVAVMAPGTNVGAAHPVVASGKDVPDEEMKRKITNDLAAHMRSLAQVRGRNAVIVEKMVTESLSLTAQEALKENVIDLLATNIGEITEQLDGKKVMIQGKEKTLSLKAYRVVNVEMEPREKMLQFLSDPNVAYLLLTAGIFAIVLEVLSPGGFVLGTSGAVMVLMGAYGLRMLPFNWAGLILLLAGIVVIIVDLLIGGLGILSFFGMAALITGGLILFRAPGGELLNVSKSVIIGMTVAFSLFFIIAVIFIWKSMKKQVHSGQEGLVGYKAQVLESLQPEGLVKCHGELWKAQSVTGETLLPGTSVRVVRVEGLVLVVEKENGEVGVEEGGRS; translated from the coding sequence ATGAATATAAGAAAAGCTGTGATGGCGCTGTTCTTGATCGGTCTGTTGACTTTTTGTCCTTGGCAACAGGCCACAGCGGCATCAAATGTTATCGTTTCCCCTCTGGAAGGAAGCGTCGGAATCACTATGGAAGAGTACATGGGGCGCATTATAGAGGAAGCTTCACAAGAAAAAGCAGAACTTGTTGTTTTTACCTTAGATACGCCTGGTGGTCTTGTTTCGTCTATGCGAGCCATGACGTCATCTTTGCTTGATGCTCCTGTTCCTGTTGTTATTTGGGTCGCGCCAGAGGGGGCAAGAGCGGCGTCGGCGGGAGCGTTTATACTCCAAGCAGCACATGTTGCGGTGATGGCGCCTGGAACAAATGTAGGTGCGGCTCACCCCGTTGTTGCGTCTGGAAAAGATGTTCCAGACGAAGAAATGAAACGTAAAATTACCAACGATTTAGCGGCCCACATGCGCTCTTTAGCTCAAGTACGGGGGCGAAATGCTGTTATTGTTGAAAAGATGGTGACAGAAAGCCTTTCTCTTACTGCTCAAGAAGCTCTTAAAGAGAACGTGATAGATTTATTAGCGACTAATATTGGTGAAATAACCGAACAGTTAGATGGCAAAAAAGTTATGATTCAGGGGAAGGAGAAAACCCTTTCTCTCAAGGCATATAGAGTTGTTAATGTCGAAATGGAGCCTCGGGAAAAGATGCTTCAGTTTTTATCTGATCCCAATGTTGCGTATCTTTTGCTCACAGCAGGGATATTTGCTATAGTTCTTGAAGTTTTGTCCCCAGGAGGCTTCGTTCTTGGAACATCAGGGGCTGTAATGGTTCTTATGGGAGCTTATGGACTTAGAATGTTACCTTTCAATTGGGCTGGTCTCATCCTTTTATTGGCAGGCATTGTTGTCATAATTGTCGATTTGCTTATTGGAGGATTGGGAATACTAAGCTTCTTTGGCATGGCTGCTCTCATTACAGGAGGGTTGATTCTTTTCCGTGCCCCGGGGGGTGAGCTCTTGAACGTCTCGAAAAGTGTTATTATCGGTATGACCGTTGCTTTTTCTCTCTTTTTCATTATTGCTGTTATTTTTATATGGAAATCTATGAAAAAACAAGTCCATTCTGGACAGGAGGGCTTAGTAGGTTATAAGGCACAAGTACTAGAATCTCTCCAGCCTGAAGGGCTTGTCAAGTGCCACGGCGAATTATGGAAAGCACAATCTGTAACGGGAGAGACATTGCTGCCAGGTACGTCTGTACGAGTTGTTCGTGTGGAAGGGCTGGTTCTTGTCGTAGAAAAGGAGAACGGAGAAGTAGGGGTTGAAGAAGGAGGGAGGAGTTAG
- the radA gene encoding DNA repair protein RadA gives MAKKEMVRYVCSNCGNVSLTWNGRCSACNMWGTYEKEEIDDLGQKKENSDVVAVNIIDVNPPQRLTSGITELDRVLGGGWVTGGVVLLGGQPGIGKSTLLLQVCGAMSSKGKRILYISGEESASQVALRAKRLNALKNNIDLFCDTDLDAALHHVDGHDFVVLDSVQAMKSSDEDGWPGTPSQVRAVAQRCIDSAKKTGIPFVLVGHITKEGRIAGPMLLEHMVDAVLLFSGEDVSAYRMIRGTKNRYGNTDELGIFEMTEKGLIAVDDPSGLYWNKADASVPGVAVTVITEGSVSLMAEIQGLANVTTFPYPKRTSRGIDVNKVHLLSAVLEKRGKVACAMFDIYMNVTGGLVIKDPGADLAIAIALASSVRDFSLPSDCCFLGEVGLAGEIRPVGRVGARLREAGRLGFKKAVISAQQKGEFPKEVEICRVSSLHEALREVMP, from the coding sequence ATGGCTAAAAAAGAGATGGTTCGTTATGTTTGTTCTAATTGTGGAAATGTTAGCCTGACTTGGAATGGCCGTTGTTCTGCGTGTAATATGTGGGGAACGTACGAAAAAGAAGAAATAGATGATTTAGGGCAAAAAAAAGAAAATTCTGATGTGGTAGCAGTTAATATTATAGACGTAAATCCACCCCAACGTTTAACTTCTGGCATAACAGAGCTGGATCGGGTGCTGGGTGGAGGTTGGGTTACTGGCGGAGTTGTCCTTTTGGGAGGGCAACCTGGCATTGGAAAATCTACGTTGCTTTTGCAGGTATGTGGGGCGATGTCGTCAAAAGGAAAACGTATCCTTTATATATCAGGAGAAGAATCGGCATCTCAGGTTGCGCTGCGTGCAAAGCGCCTCAATGCTTTGAAAAATAATATTGATCTCTTTTGTGATACCGATCTTGATGCCGCATTGCACCACGTAGATGGGCATGACTTTGTAGTTCTTGATAGTGTTCAGGCAATGAAGTCTTCAGACGAGGATGGCTGGCCGGGAACACCTTCACAGGTGCGTGCCGTTGCCCAAAGATGTATAGACAGCGCTAAAAAAACAGGTATTCCCTTTGTCTTAGTGGGGCACATTACTAAAGAAGGTCGTATTGCCGGTCCCATGCTTTTAGAGCATATGGTCGATGCAGTGTTACTTTTTTCGGGGGAAGATGTGTCAGCATACAGAATGATTCGCGGAACGAAGAATCGTTATGGCAATACCGATGAATTAGGCATATTCGAGATGACTGAAAAGGGGCTCATTGCTGTTGATGATCCGAGCGGACTCTATTGGAATAAAGCAGATGCTTCTGTTCCTGGAGTTGCCGTTACAGTAATTACAGAAGGTTCTGTTTCTCTAATGGCTGAAATACAGGGCCTTGCTAACGTTACAACCTTTCCATACCCCAAACGGACGTCCAGAGGCATTGATGTCAATAAGGTACATCTTCTTTCTGCTGTTCTAGAAAAAAGAGGAAAAGTTGCATGTGCCATGTTTGATATTTATATGAATGTTACGGGTGGATTGGTTATAAAAGACCCAGGTGCTGATTTGGCCATTGCTATTGCTCTTGCTTCTTCTGTTCGGGATTTTTCTTTGCCTTCTGACTGTTGCTTTCTAGGTGAGGTCGGTCTTGCTGGGGAAATCCGTCCGGTTGGTCGTGTTGGGGCGAGACTTCGAGAGGCAGGGCGGTTAGGTTTCAAAAAAGCTGTTATTAGTGCTCAGCAGAAGGGTGAATTCCCAAAGGAGGTAGAAATTTGCCGAGTAAGCAGTTTACATGAAGCTCTTCGGGAGGTGATGCCATGA
- the hisD gene encoding histidinol dehydrogenase gives MKFIKEASSFYKESSVEVQNTVSQIIKDIRQEGWEAVKKYALSLDKFSGSFQISNEELYEAEKRLTSSTRKALERSIRNVRTFHSYQKKLFQPFACPIENGVTAALRFIPVERAAVYVPAGRYPLPSTAVMGVVPAQEAGVSEIVLLSPPTKEGSISPIIAATASLLGVSEVWALGGAHGIAAMALGAGPVKKVDMIVGPGNAYVTEAKRLLSGEVGIDGLAGPSEVLIIADETANPLWLAADIAAQSEHDPMAASTLLCTDEETALKTLWELEALFKTLDTAETIKQAWKNNGTLAICSLDEAIQESNRRAPEHLQLCLRSGENILNLCTAYGAAFVGNMSPVPFGDYIGGTNHTLPTQGRARFSGGLWTGTFLRPLTSLTLNSIGASSLSEDGITLAETEGLKAHSLSMALRRNKL, from the coding sequence ATGAAATTTATAAAAGAAGCAAGTTCTTTCTACAAAGAAAGCTCGGTGGAAGTTCAGAATACGGTTTCCCAAATTATTAAAGACATTCGTCAGGAAGGTTGGGAAGCAGTAAAAAAATATGCTCTTTCACTTGATAAGTTTAGCGGCTCTTTTCAAATTTCCAATGAAGAGCTCTATGAAGCAGAAAAAAGACTTACATCTTCAACTCGAAAAGCTCTTGAACGATCCATACGAAATGTTAGAACATTTCACAGCTATCAGAAGAAACTCTTTCAGCCTTTTGCATGTCCTATAGAAAACGGCGTTACAGCCGCACTTCGTTTTATTCCTGTTGAACGAGCGGCAGTTTATGTACCTGCTGGACGATACCCATTGCCAAGCACAGCAGTAATGGGAGTCGTTCCTGCTCAAGAAGCGGGAGTTTCAGAAATTGTTCTTCTCTCTCCTCCAACAAAAGAAGGAAGTATCTCTCCTATCATTGCCGCAACGGCTTCTCTTCTTGGCGTTTCTGAAGTATGGGCCCTTGGGGGTGCACACGGAATAGCGGCCATGGCCCTTGGAGCAGGCCCTGTAAAGAAAGTTGACATGATTGTCGGACCAGGGAATGCCTACGTAACAGAAGCAAAACGGCTACTCTCAGGCGAAGTTGGTATCGATGGGCTTGCCGGACCTAGTGAAGTGCTCATTATAGCTGATGAAACTGCTAATCCTTTGTGGTTGGCAGCCGATATTGCCGCTCAGTCAGAACATGACCCTATGGCTGCAAGCACTCTTCTCTGTACAGATGAAGAAACAGCTCTGAAGACGCTTTGGGAATTAGAAGCTCTCTTTAAAACTCTTGACACTGCTGAAACAATCAAGCAAGCCTGGAAAAATAACGGAACACTAGCTATCTGCTCTCTTGACGAAGCTATACAGGAAAGCAACAGACGAGCGCCAGAACATCTTCAACTTTGCCTTCGAAGCGGAGAAAATATTTTGAATCTATGCACAGCCTATGGAGCCGCTTTTGTAGGGAATATGTCACCCGTTCCATTCGGTGACTATATAGGAGGAACAAACCACACTCTTCCCACTCAGGGGCGAGCACGGTTTAGTGGAGGACTCTGGACAGGAACTTTTCTACGTCCCCTTACGTCCCTCACTCTTAATAGTATAGGAGCCAGTTCCCTTTCTGAAGACGGAATCACTCTAGCTGAAACGGAAGGGCTCAAAGCACACAGTCTTTCCATGGCTTTACGGAGGAATAAATTATGA
- a CDS encoding ATP phosphoribosyltransferase regulatory subunit, producing MNINRLPRGCTNVGGPLAASMDKCRTNFMELFSSFGYRPFWPSALQLLESAWPHLPEGYRQRLIALTTPYGEPSCLRADITLAAVAFLASHYAPEQQPLRLCYADRIFKRAEKHENRIENFQIGAELLGWEGEGADIEILWLLLRWLDEIGLDKSILVIGDVTFLNYALAHVGTAIAERLSRSLLEGNLSEYRNVLSTSDIPEYSRNILEHLPDLKGTKNVLEQASALLGSSQYLMPLRNIVKALSDLGYEKRIFVDLSLARELSYYSGPVFRIYASGTSGQEIGGGGRYDGLLNSYGLDGQAIGFAIDLEEAATLALPPSGSHRVMMWCSTLPPEQALRRAGTILSLGLNGEMSWNKNRNQSYESASSRNCEWWIDLGRETVTQIECGKVMPLSQWMREEYTC from the coding sequence ATGAATATAAATCGCTTACCACGAGGATGTACAAACGTAGGTGGCCCTCTGGCTGCCTCTATGGATAAATGTCGTACCAATTTCATGGAACTTTTTTCTTCCTTTGGATACCGACCTTTTTGGCCTTCCGCGCTACAACTTCTTGAATCTGCCTGGCCTCACCTTCCTGAAGGGTATAGACAACGGCTTATTGCACTTACCACACCATACGGAGAGCCTTCCTGTTTGAGAGCAGATATAACGCTGGCAGCTGTAGCTTTCCTTGCTTCTCATTACGCTCCAGAACAGCAGCCATTGAGACTCTGTTATGCAGATAGGATATTCAAACGTGCTGAAAAACACGAAAATCGCATTGAAAACTTTCAGATAGGTGCAGAACTTCTAGGCTGGGAGGGAGAAGGTGCTGACATTGAAATCCTATGGCTTCTTTTACGCTGGTTAGACGAAATAGGCCTTGATAAAAGTATTTTAGTCATAGGCGATGTAACTTTTCTGAATTACGCCCTGGCCCACGTAGGGACAGCTATAGCTGAACGTTTGTCTCGATCTTTGCTCGAAGGGAATCTTTCCGAATATAGAAATGTGCTCTCAACGTCTGATATTCCAGAGTACAGTCGGAATATTTTAGAGCACCTCCCTGACCTGAAGGGGACAAAAAATGTACTTGAGCAAGCCTCTGCTCTTTTGGGATCTTCTCAATATCTCATGCCATTAAGAAATATTGTGAAAGCCCTTTCTGACTTGGGATATGAAAAACGCATTTTCGTAGATTTGAGTTTGGCACGAGAGCTAAGTTACTACAGCGGCCCTGTATTTCGTATTTATGCCTCTGGTACATCTGGACAGGAAATTGGCGGTGGAGGGCGATATGACGGCCTTCTCAATAGTTATGGATTAGATGGACAAGCTATAGGTTTTGCTATAGATCTCGAGGAAGCCGCGACTCTTGCACTTCCTCCTTCTGGGTCCCATCGCGTTATGATGTGGTGTTCTACTCTGCCCCCAGAGCAAGCGCTTAGACGCGCTGGGACCATTCTTTCTCTCGGATTAAACGGAGAAATGAGTTGGAACAAGAACAGAAACCAATCGTACGAATCTGCCTCATCTCGAAACTGCGAATGGTGGATAGATTTAGGACGTGAAACCGTTACGCAAATTGAATGCGGGAAAGTCATGCCGCTTTCTCAATGGATGAGGGAGGAATATACATGTTAA
- the hisG gene encoding ATP phosphoribosyltransferase, producing MLTLALPTGRVMKEAIDLFENIGLPTKELRNAGRKLVVQENNYRYILAKPSDVPLYVSHGVADLALIGSDVLQESAIDLVELADTGRGKCRIVVAGPERMVLAFAGHPSELMWTKVATKYPRIADDHFSSLGVQVEIIHLHGSIELAPALGMADCILDIVQTGNTLQANKLVILQEVRDVSLRLVASKQSASLKWPQIAALLKK from the coding sequence ATGTTAACTCTTGCACTTCCAACAGGTCGTGTAATGAAAGAAGCCATCGATCTGTTCGAAAATATAGGGCTTCCAACAAAAGAATTACGTAATGCCGGTCGAAAACTTGTTGTACAAGAAAATAACTATCGCTATATTCTGGCCAAACCTTCAGACGTACCACTTTATGTCAGCCATGGAGTAGCTGATTTAGCTCTCATAGGGAGTGACGTTCTTCAAGAAAGCGCCATAGATCTTGTAGAGCTCGCGGATACAGGACGTGGAAAATGTCGCATTGTGGTTGCCGGGCCAGAACGTATGGTTCTTGCTTTTGCAGGACACCCCTCGGAATTGATGTGGACAAAAGTAGCGACAAAATACCCTAGAATTGCAGACGATCACTTTTCCTCACTGGGAGTTCAGGTAGAGATTATTCATCTTCATGGATCAATAGAACTTGCTCCAGCATTGGGTATGGCAGACTGCATTCTAGATATCGTACAGACGGGAAATACTTTACAGGCCAATAAGCTTGTTATTCTTCAAGAAGTCAGAGATGTCTCTCTGAGGCTAGTCGCCAGCAAGCAAAGCGCCTCTTTAAAATGGCCACAAATAGCAGCGCTTCTCAAAAAATAG
- a CDS encoding imidazoleglycerol-phosphate dehydratase produces MPTELQRESSETSITLRLSIPGKERFLDIPCGFLRHMLDLFFFHSGISATIKATGDTDVDAHHLTEDIGILLGKAFLKELENKPFARYGWCAMPMDGSLALVAVDISGRGQFVWDGTFPSPSCGTFDLELVPEFWRAFCRESRITIHGRLLAVDNSHHAAEALFKGIGRAMKQATSIENEVQSTKGMLI; encoded by the coding sequence ATGCCAACTGAACTTCAAAGGGAAAGTTCCGAAACATCGATTACACTCAGACTTTCCATCCCGGGGAAAGAACGTTTTCTCGATATCCCATGTGGTTTTCTTCGGCATATGCTTGACCTCTTCTTCTTTCACAGTGGCATATCAGCAACAATAAAAGCTACTGGGGATACTGATGTAGATGCTCATCACCTTACAGAAGACATAGGAATACTTCTTGGAAAAGCTTTTTTAAAGGAACTCGAAAACAAGCCCTTTGCGCGTTATGGCTGGTGTGCTATGCCTATGGATGGCTCTCTTGCCCTTGTTGCAGTCGATATAAGCGGTCGTGGACAATTTGTGTGGGATGGAACATTCCCATCGCCATCATGCGGAACCTTCGATCTTGAATTGGTTCCAGAATTCTGGAGAGCTTTCTGTAGAGAAAGTCGCATAACTATTCATGGACGTCTTCTCGCCGTAGATAACAGCCACCACGCAGCAGAAGCTCTATTTAAAGGGATAGGACGTGCTATGAAACAAGCAACTTCCATAGAAAATGAAGTGCAGTCAACAAAGGGGATGCTTATATGA
- the hisH gene encoding imidazole glycerol phosphate synthase subunit HisH: MIGIIDYGAGNVGNVKRALLALEESCTVLRSPELVKKDIDFLILPGVGAFAPAMIALRQQGWDIFLQQWAKENKPILGICLGLHLLCESSEEDGYHEGLGLLEGHVCHLQTRKCPHMGWNSLEWIKPIKGVTPSSEKTNFYYFVHSYGLPQTEDTVAITRIEERSVTAICLRKRVAAFQFHPERSGNAGLSILGKTIKMLRGVSL, from the coding sequence ATGATCGGAATCATCGATTATGGAGCAGGAAACGTAGGTAATGTAAAGAGGGCCCTTCTCGCCCTTGAGGAATCATGCACCGTACTTCGAAGCCCAGAGTTGGTAAAAAAAGATATTGATTTTTTAATCCTTCCTGGCGTAGGAGCCTTTGCTCCTGCCATGATAGCGTTACGGCAACAAGGCTGGGACATATTTCTTCAACAATGGGCAAAAGAGAATAAGCCTATTTTAGGTATATGCCTCGGTTTGCACCTTCTTTGCGAAAGCAGTGAAGAAGATGGATATCATGAAGGACTAGGTCTTTTAGAAGGTCATGTTTGTCACCTGCAAACGCGTAAATGCCCCCACATGGGGTGGAATTCTCTGGAATGGATAAAACCTATAAAAGGGGTAACACCCTCTTCAGAAAAAACTAACTTTTATTATTTCGTCCATAGTTACGGCCTTCCCCAAACAGAAGACACTGTAGCTATAACACGAATCGAAGAGAGATCTGTTACTGCTATTTGCCTCCGCAAAAGGGTGGCTGCTTTCCAATTCCATCCGGAACGAAGTGGTAATGCTGGACTTTCCATACTGGGAAAAACTATAAAAATGTTGAGAGGTGTTTCATTATGA
- a CDS encoding HisA/HisF-related TIM barrel protein: MILYPAIDLYQGKVVRLKQGDFNIKTEYDITPLEAAHKFAEAGCTWVHIIDLEGAQVGHPAHTYILQSLHHLGLMVQYGGGLRSLYDIEETFKAGATRLYVGSLLVENEKMASQLFSTWGNGIIPAVDIKEGKVATRGWTSTSFLPPSEYISFLKSAGYTTLLVTAVQRDGTGVGPDMMLYSQLLKEFPDISIIAAGGISSLKDLEALQSINIAGAVLGRVLYEKDFDLKEALRRVSLC; this comes from the coding sequence ATGATACTTTATCCTGCCATAGACCTCTATCAAGGGAAAGTTGTTCGCCTGAAACAGGGAGACTTTAACATTAAGACAGAATATGACATTACACCGTTAGAAGCAGCTCATAAATTCGCCGAAGCAGGGTGCACGTGGGTACACATTATAGATCTCGAAGGGGCGCAGGTTGGACATCCCGCCCATACATACATATTACAATCTCTACACCACCTTGGCCTCATGGTTCAGTATGGAGGCGGTCTTCGATCTCTTTATGATATAGAAGAAACTTTCAAAGCAGGTGCAACTCGTCTTTACGTAGGGAGCCTTCTTGTTGAAAATGAAAAAATGGCCAGCCAACTTTTCTCCACGTGGGGAAATGGAATTATTCCAGCAGTGGACATAAAAGAAGGAAAGGTTGCAACTCGTGGATGGACCTCAACGTCATTTTTGCCTCCATCTGAGTATATTTCCTTTTTGAAATCGGCAGGCTATACCACACTGCTTGTCACGGCTGTTCAAAGAGATGGCACTGGCGTTGGTCCCGATATGATGCTCTATTCACAGCTTTTAAAAGAATTCCCTGACATATCTATCATAGCAGCAGGCGGGATATCATCCCTAAAAGATTTGGAAGCTCTTCAATCGATAAACATCGCCGGGGCCGTTCTTGGAAGAGTCTTGTATGAAAAGGATTTCGACTTGAAAGAGGCATTAAGGAGGGTCTCGTTATGTTAA
- the hisF gene encoding imidazole glycerol phosphate synthase subunit HisF, with product MLTKRIIPCLDVKNGRVVKGIQFKNLIDAGNPAEMGKRYMNEQADELVFLDISASSERRSTMKSWVKDVADHIFIPFTVGGGISSAEQAREIIALGADKISLNTAAVKKPGLIRECATLLGRQAVVLAVDVKEEIPGHWEVYIEGGKTSTGKDAFQWIQEGVELGCGEILLTSMNRDGTQKGYDIPLLSKIVNMVPVPIIASGGAGSKEDILHAFQAGCDGALAASIFHFGTVPIPYLKRWLKDQNIPIRLVEA from the coding sequence ATGTTAACGAAACGAATCATTCCATGCCTTGACGTTAAAAATGGACGAGTAGTCAAAGGCATCCAATTCAAAAATCTCATTGATGCCGGCAATCCAGCAGAAATGGGTAAACGATATATGAATGAACAAGCAGATGAACTCGTTTTTCTTGATATATCAGCTTCCTCAGAGCGGCGAAGTACAATGAAAAGCTGGGTTAAAGATGTAGCTGACCATATTTTTATTCCCTTTACTGTCGGCGGCGGTATTTCGTCTGCCGAACAGGCACGAGAAATAATAGCTCTCGGCGCTGATAAAATTTCACTCAACACGGCAGCTGTAAAAAAACCTGGTTTGATTCGTGAATGCGCTACCCTTTTAGGGCGTCAGGCCGTTGTTCTTGCCGTAGACGTTAAAGAAGAAATTCCCGGTCACTGGGAAGTTTATATTGAGGGAGGGAAAACGTCGACAGGGAAAGATGCCTTCCAATGGATACAGGAAGGGGTTGAGCTAGGCTGCGGTGAAATTTTATTGACGTCAATGAATCGTGATGGAACCCAAAAAGGATATGATATCCCCCTTCTCTCAAAAATTGTCAATATGGTTCCAGTGCCTATTATTGCATCTGGGGGTGCTGGTAGTAAGGAAGATATACTTCATGCGTTCCAAGCAGGTTGTGATGGTGCTTTAGCCGCTTCTATCTTCCATTTTGGAACGGTACCTATTCCTTATTTAAAGAGATGGCTTAAGGATCAGAATATCCCTATTCGACTTGTGGAGGCATAA
- the hisIE gene encoding bifunctional phosphoribosyl-AMP cyclohydrolase/phosphoribosyl-ATP diphosphatase HisIE, which translates to MIDYEQIHFDEKGLIPVIVQDWESGEILMLAYANRQSLEKTEEINEMVFWSRSRQELWHKGATSGNRLKLKELRLDCDGDTLLAFVEPTGPACHTGARSCFFNMLTNEQAGKAIFPGQLWKYLKKRQLDNPEESYTARLIASGVKRTAQKIGEEGVETALAIAAGDKNEVIYEAADLLYHLMVGLLSANVSLHEIIAELERRHAKAH; encoded by the coding sequence ATGATTGATTACGAACAAATACACTTCGATGAAAAGGGGCTCATTCCCGTTATTGTTCAAGATTGGGAAAGTGGAGAAATTTTAATGCTCGCCTATGCTAATCGCCAGTCTCTTGAAAAAACTGAAGAGATCAACGAAATGGTCTTCTGGAGCCGCTCGCGTCAGGAACTTTGGCACAAGGGAGCAACCAGCGGGAATAGACTAAAGCTGAAGGAACTTCGCCTAGACTGCGACGGAGACACCCTTTTAGCTTTTGTAGAACCTACAGGACCTGCATGTCATACAGGAGCAAGATCATGCTTTTTTAACATGCTCACTAACGAACAGGCAGGAAAGGCTATCTTCCCTGGCCAATTATGGAAATATCTAAAAAAACGACAACTCGATAATCCAGAAGAAAGCTACACTGCTCGCTTAATAGCGTCTGGAGTAAAGAGAACGGCTCAAAAGATTGGTGAGGAAGGTGTGGAAACGGCACTTGCCATTGCCGCCGGAGATAAAAATGAAGTGATATATGAAGCGGCAGATCTTCTTTATCATCTCATGGTGGGGCTACTTTCAGCAAACGTATCTTTGCACGAGATTATAGCGGAACTTGAGAGAAGACACGCTAAGGCACATTAA
- a CDS encoding PHP domain-containing protein, producing MKWDCVLDKEESSLTPYCADIHIHTVLSPCGELEMGAPDIVLKARQEGLNIIAITDHNSALNFPAVFKAAAGNPVVIPGIEVQTAEDIHVVTLFKDYNTISDFQLWLWQRMPGVQNRPEVFGDQLVISDKNDILCEEEILLIQGVGYSVDEVAIEAKRRGGLVILAHIDRPSFSYPAVLGPIPSNFPADALEVSWRCFPEEVEALQARYPEWTFIRSSDSHWLKSLCIENSSTFLLAEPSFDELAKAIRKEDGRKVLAPWPN from the coding sequence ATGAAATGGGACTGCGTACTCGATAAAGAAGAAAGCAGTCTGACCCCCTATTGTGCTGATATCCATATCCACACGGTGCTCTCTCCCTGCGGAGAGCTTGAGATGGGAGCACCAGACATTGTCTTAAAAGCACGTCAGGAAGGTCTTAATATTATAGCTATTACAGATCATAACTCGGCATTAAATTTCCCAGCTGTGTTTAAAGCGGCTGCTGGTAATCCTGTTGTCATCCCAGGCATTGAAGTTCAAACGGCTGAAGATATTCATGTTGTTACTCTTTTTAAAGATTACAATACGATTTCTGATTTTCAATTATGGTTGTGGCAACGAATGCCTGGAGTACAGAATCGTCCAGAGGTCTTTGGAGACCAATTGGTTATCTCTGATAAGAACGATATTCTTTGTGAAGAGGAGATTCTTCTTATTCAAGGTGTTGGCTATTCTGTTGATGAAGTGGCAATTGAAGCTAAAAGAAGAGGAGGTCTTGTTATTCTAGCCCATATAGACCGCCCTTCCTTTTCCTATCCTGCAGTATTGGGGCCAATCCCTTCAAACTTCCCTGCCGATGCTCTTGAAGTCTCATGGAGGTGTTTCCCCGAAGAAGTAGAGGCCCTTCAGGCAAGATATCCAGAATGGACGTTTATACGTTCTTCCGATTCTCATTGGCTGAAAAGCCTCTGTATTGAAAATAGCTCCACCTTTCTTCTCGCGGAGCCTTCTTTCGATGAGTTGGCGAAAGCTATTCGGAAGGAAGATGGGCGCAAAGTGCTCGCACCTTGGCCGAATTAA
- a CDS encoding serine kinase yields the protein MNIQSIIDEFELEVVSQGETDAEIKGALTGDLLSFIMAAAKEGWVWITIQTHLNIAAVAVLKDVPFIIIGGGRRPAGDLIERCEEEKLTLACSPLPVFEICGRLYEMGLRTR from the coding sequence TTGAATATTCAATCTATCATTGATGAATTTGAACTTGAAGTTGTATCCCAAGGAGAAACTGATGCTGAAATTAAGGGAGCGCTTACTGGGGATTTGTTGAGTTTTATAATGGCTGCTGCAAAAGAAGGATGGGTATGGATTACTATACAGACTCATCTCAATATTGCGGCAGTTGCTGTTTTAAAGGATGTTCCCTTCATTATAATCGGAGGAGGACGTCGACCAGCAGGGGATTTAATAGAGAGATGTGAAGAGGAAAAATTGACACTAGCCTGTTCTCCTTTACCCGTATTCGAAATTTGTGGGCGGCTTTATGAAATGGGACTGCGTACTCGATAA